The Colletes latitarsis isolate SP2378_abdomen chromosome 1, iyColLati1, whole genome shotgun sequence genome has a segment encoding these proteins:
- the Eif3d1 gene encoding eukaryotic translation initiation factor 3 subunit d1, whose translation MTDDVVILDDPVQKEEEVAHFQAPAVQHNPDGWGPCELPDQFKDIPYQPFSKGDRLGKISDWTTPTFQDKKFPNKYTSQFGSGSQYAYYHDEDETTFHLVDTTRVQKPVYQRGGRFRHNQRNLRGRGGQRGALSQMQQLGKLKLRERERKGQTKRWGRQQGLRNHKNQPPIKIRDASVTVRPDWVTIEEMDFPRLAKLSLPSVKDGEDILCCGSLEYYDKTYDRVNVKSEKPLQRIDRIFHTVTTTDDPIIRKLSKTEGNVYATDAILATIMCCTRSNYSWDIVIEKIGDKLFFDKRDNTEFDLLTVNETSVEPPQDDGNSLNSPRNLALEATFINHNFSQQVLKSNEARYKFEEGNPFISEEEEGDVASVAYRYRKWDLNNDIVLVARCEHDAVMQGPNNEMQFLTIKALNEWDSKLANGVEWRQKLDTQRGAVLANELRNNACKLAKWTVQALLAGSDQLKFGYVSRAMVRDSSKHVILGTQQYKPNEFATQINLNMDNAWGILRCIIDICMKQKDGKYLIMKDPNKPMIRLYDIPDNTFESEGEEDEDDDEPVNDAFQS comes from the exons ATGACGGACGACGTGGTGATTCTGGACGACCCTGTTCAGAAAGAAGAAGAGGTAGCTCATTTCCAAGCACCTGCAGTTCAACACAATCCTGATGGATGGGGTCCTTGTGAATTACCTGATCAATTCAAGGATATACCTTATCAACCATTCTCGAAAGGCGACAGATTAGGCAAG ATATCTGACTGGACTACACCAACTTTCCAAGATAAAAAGTTTCCAA acaAGTATACATCACAGTTTGGTTCTGGTAGTCAATATGCATACTATCACGATGAAGATGAAACAACATTCCATCTGGTTGATACAACCCGTGTACAGAAACCAGTTTACCAACGTGGTGGTCGTTTCCGACATAATCAAAGGAATCTACGTGGTCGCGGAGGACAACGGGGTGCGTTGAGTCAGATGCAACAACTTGGAAAATTGAAACTCCGTGAAAGAGAACGTAAAGGGCAAACAAAACGCTGGGGTAGACAGCAAGGTTTACGTAATCATAAAAATCAACCACCGATTAAAATTCGTGATGCATCCGTTACTGTGAGACCTGATTGGGTAACTATCGAAGAAATGGATTTCCCACGCTTAGCAAAACTATCTTTACCTAGTGTAAAGGACGGAGAAGATATTTTGTGCTGTGGTTCTCTTGAATATTACGATAAAACTTATGATAGAGTAAATGTTAAGAGTGAAAAACCACTACAAAGAATTGACAGAATCTTCCATACAGTTACTACCACCGATGACCCGATAATTCGTAAACTTTCAAAGACAGAGGGAAATGTTTATGCCACAGATGCAATTTTGGCAACAATTATGTGCTGTACTCGTAGCAACTATTCTTGGGATATTGTAATTGAGAAAATTGGAGATAAACTATTCTTTGACAAACGAGATAATACTGAATTTGATTTGCTAACTGTGAATGAAACCAGTGTTGAGCCACCACAAGATGACGGAAATTCTTTAAATTCTCCTAGAAACTTAGCTTTAGAAGCTACATTTATTAACCATAACTTTTCTCAGCAAGTATTAAAATCTAATGAAGCGCGATATAAATTTGAGGAGGGAAATCCATTTATATCAGAAGAAGAGGAAGGTGATGTTGCTAGTGTCGCGTATCGATACAGAAAATGGGATTTAAACAATGACATTGTACTGGTTGCAAGGTGTGAACATGATGCTGTAATGCAAGGACCTAATAATGAAATGCAATTTTTAACAATCAAAGCATTGAACGAATGGGATTCAAAGTTAGCCAATGGTGTTGAATGGAGACAGAAATTGGATACACAACGTGGTGCTGTATTAGCAAACGAGTTGCGTAATAATGCATGCAAATTGGCTAAATGGACTGTTCAAGCGTTACTAGCAGGTTCGGATCAACTGAAGTTTGGATATGTATCAAGGGCTATGGTTAGAGACTCGAGCAAACATGTTATTCTTGGTACTCAAcagtataagccaaatgaatTTGCAACGCAAATTAATCTTAATATGGATAATGCTTGGGGTATTTTGCGATGTATTATTGATATCTGTATGAAGCAGAAAGATGGCAAATATCTTATTATGAAAGATCCAAATAAGCCAATGATAAGATTGTATGATATTCCGGATAATACGTTTGAAAGTGAAGGCGAAGAAGATGAGGACGACGATGAGCCTGTTAACGATGCTTTTCAAAGTTAA
- the Magr gene encoding iron-sulfur cluster assembly 1 homolog MagR — MSSTVASATVRAVKGRKIFSTKAALTLTPNAVKKIKDLLQGKTEYIGLRVGVKQRGCNGLSYTLDYAKEKSKLDEEVVQDGVRIMIDKKAQLSLLGTEMDFVESKLSSEFIFNNPNIKGTCGCGESFSV, encoded by the exons ATGTCTTCTACTGTGGCTTCAGCGACAGTTCGGGCTGTCAAAGgcagaaaaatattttctacaaaAGCTGCACTTACTTTA ACACCAAATGCAGTAAAAAAGATTAAGGATTTGCTACAAGGCAAAACTGAATAT ATTGGTTTACGAGTTGGCGTGAAACAACGGGGGTGTAATGGATTAAGTTATACTCTTGATTATGCCAAAGAGAAGTCTAAACTTGATGAAGAAGTTGTTCAAGATGGTGTTCGCATAATGATTGATAAAAAAGCACAGTTATCCCTATTAGGCACAGAAATGGATTTTGTAGAATCCAAATTGAGttcagagtttatttttaataatccaAACATCAAAGGAACTTGCGGTTGCGGAGAAAGTTTCTCCGTATAA
- the LOC143351259 gene encoding BRCA1-associated RING domain protein 1 isoform X1 has product MNTSWKNTRKSLKNFANVLVCNKCGNEPINAMRYTNCGHFFCIQCVRNDSICMKCNTPVQPTEIHNDHMIKSLTSYCNIIAKIVEEKDLWNKTTNFQSTEQIPLITLNSESNITKRQRSVPKKNINKPNTKGETPLHIACLKNNEDRVRALLASGANPNTKDNAGWTPLQEVVNYGFTKICQLLLECGGSPNIPGAENRTPLHDAAINNRLAEAKLLLQYSAKKDVFDKHGKKPIDYCEPSTEIWNLLSEKRQFNDKTDAILNCTLNSTLDQSFFNTQSSTKFVVYAPNLREENNKCLHQVALKHKIKVTSVFRSSITHVIVEANNKNIVKLSYEVMIALVRGNWLLNSEWIQLVMDVDDILAVDLEPFEINGSPIIGIPRKARENAQNQNPGLFDQCYFYFALQPNKLYNVSGMLLKKTDLIRLVCEGNGSVLSREPRPDDTKNKEKITPFHTANNPSHSLYKCTHYIIYVPGRDEPRIKYNMPHIKSLPLIWLIECIETFTLVDPSHLGL; this is encoded by the exons ATGAATACTTCATGGAAAAATACTCGTAAATCCCTTAAAAACTTCGCGAATGTGCTTGTATGCAACAAGtg TGGAAACGAACCAATAAATGCAATGAGATACACTAATTGTGGTCATTTCTTTTGCATACAATGTGTTAGAAATGATTCAATATGTATGAAATGTAATACACCAGTCCAACCGACTGAAATACATAATGATCATATGATTAAAAGTCTTACATCATACTGCAATATTATTGCAAAAATAGTAGAAGAAAA AGATTTATGGAATAAAACTACAAATTTTCAAAGTACTGAACAAATACCTTTGATAACACTGAATTCAGAATCTAATATTACTAAAAGACAACGAAGCGTaccaaagaaaaatataaataaacctaATACAAAAGGAGAAACTCCTTTACATATTGCGTGTTTAaag AATAATGAAGATCGTGTAAGAGCTTTATTAGCTAGTGgtgcaaatccaaatacaaaagACAATGCCGGTTGGACTCCTTTA CAAGAAGTTGTAAACTATGGTTTTACAAAGATATGTCAGTTACTTTTAGAGTGTGGTGGATCTCCTAATATACCAGGTGCAGAAAATAGAACACCATTGCATGATGCTGCCATAAATAATAGATTAGCAGAAGCAAAGTTGCTTTTACAGTATTCTGCTAAGAAGGATGTGTTTGATAAACATGGAAAAAAACCTAT AGATTATTGTGAGCCATCTACAGAAATCTGGAATCTTTTGTCGGAAAAACGCCAGTTTAATGACAAAACAGATGCAATTTTGAATTGTACTTTAAATAGTACTTTAGATCAATCATTTTTTAATACGCAATCATCAACTAAATTTGTTGTATATGCGCCAAATTTGcgggaagaaaataataaatgtctACATCAGGTGGCATTAAAACATAAAATTAAAGTTACATCTGTATTTCG ATCATCCATAACTCATGTCATAGTGGAAgcaaataacaaaaatattgtaaaattatcATACGAAGTAATGATAGCACTTGTACGTGGAAACTGGTTACTTAATAGTGAAT ggATTCAATTAGTTATGGATGTAGATGACATACTAGCAGTGGATTTAGAACCGTTCGAAATTAATGGTTCACCGATTATAGGTATTCCAAGGAAAGCCAGAGAAAATGCACAGAATCAG AACCCAGGTCTTTTCGAccaatgttatttttattttgctttGCAACCAAACAAGCTTTATAATGTAAGTGGgatgttattaaaaaaaaccGATTTAATAAGGCTTGTTTGTGAAGGTAATGGGTCGGTTTTGTCAAGAGAACCACGTCCAGACGATacaaaaaacaaagaaaaaattaCTCCTTTTCATACTGCCAATAATCCTTCTCATTCTTTATATAAGTGTACTCATTATATTATATACGTACCAGGAAGAGACGAACCacgtataaaatataatatgccTCATATAAAATCATTACCACTTATATGGCTAATTGAATGTATAGAAACATTTACATTGGTTGATCCATCACATCTAGGTTTATAG
- the LOC143351259 gene encoding BRCA1-associated RING domain protein 1 isoform X2: MRYTNCGHFFCIQCVRNDSICMKCNTPVQPTEIHNDHMIKSLTSYCNIIAKIVEEKDLWNKTTNFQSTEQIPLITLNSESNITKRQRSVPKKNINKPNTKGETPLHIACLKNNEDRVRALLASGANPNTKDNAGWTPLQEVVNYGFTKICQLLLECGGSPNIPGAENRTPLHDAAINNRLAEAKLLLQYSAKKDVFDKHGKKPIDYCEPSTEIWNLLSEKRQFNDKTDAILNCTLNSTLDQSFFNTQSSTKFVVYAPNLREENNKCLHQVALKHKIKVTSVFRSSITHVIVEANNKNIVKLSYEVMIALVRGNWLLNSEWIQLVMDVDDILAVDLEPFEINGSPIIGIPRKARENAQNQNPGLFDQCYFYFALQPNKLYNVSGMLLKKTDLIRLVCEGNGSVLSREPRPDDTKNKEKITPFHTANNPSHSLYKCTHYIIYVPGRDEPRIKYNMPHIKSLPLIWLIECIETFTLVDPSHLGL, encoded by the exons ATGAGATACACTAATTGTGGTCATTTCTTTTGCATACAATGTGTTAGAAATGATTCAATATGTATGAAATGTAATACACCAGTCCAACCGACTGAAATACATAATGATCATATGATTAAAAGTCTTACATCATACTGCAATATTATTGCAAAAATAGTAGAAGAAAA AGATTTATGGAATAAAACTACAAATTTTCAAAGTACTGAACAAATACCTTTGATAACACTGAATTCAGAATCTAATATTACTAAAAGACAACGAAGCGTaccaaagaaaaatataaataaacctaATACAAAAGGAGAAACTCCTTTACATATTGCGTGTTTAaag AATAATGAAGATCGTGTAAGAGCTTTATTAGCTAGTGgtgcaaatccaaatacaaaagACAATGCCGGTTGGACTCCTTTA CAAGAAGTTGTAAACTATGGTTTTACAAAGATATGTCAGTTACTTTTAGAGTGTGGTGGATCTCCTAATATACCAGGTGCAGAAAATAGAACACCATTGCATGATGCTGCCATAAATAATAGATTAGCAGAAGCAAAGTTGCTTTTACAGTATTCTGCTAAGAAGGATGTGTTTGATAAACATGGAAAAAAACCTAT AGATTATTGTGAGCCATCTACAGAAATCTGGAATCTTTTGTCGGAAAAACGCCAGTTTAATGACAAAACAGATGCAATTTTGAATTGTACTTTAAATAGTACTTTAGATCAATCATTTTTTAATACGCAATCATCAACTAAATTTGTTGTATATGCGCCAAATTTGcgggaagaaaataataaatgtctACATCAGGTGGCATTAAAACATAAAATTAAAGTTACATCTGTATTTCG ATCATCCATAACTCATGTCATAGTGGAAgcaaataacaaaaatattgtaaaattatcATACGAAGTAATGATAGCACTTGTACGTGGAAACTGGTTACTTAATAGTGAAT ggATTCAATTAGTTATGGATGTAGATGACATACTAGCAGTGGATTTAGAACCGTTCGAAATTAATGGTTCACCGATTATAGGTATTCCAAGGAAAGCCAGAGAAAATGCACAGAATCAG AACCCAGGTCTTTTCGAccaatgttatttttattttgctttGCAACCAAACAAGCTTTATAATGTAAGTGGgatgttattaaaaaaaaccGATTTAATAAGGCTTGTTTGTGAAGGTAATGGGTCGGTTTTGTCAAGAGAACCACGTCCAGACGATacaaaaaacaaagaaaaaattaCTCCTTTTCATACTGCCAATAATCCTTCTCATTCTTTATATAAGTGTACTCATTATATTATATACGTACCAGGAAGAGACGAACCacgtataaaatataatatgccTCATATAAAATCATTACCACTTATATGGCTAATTGAATGTATAGAAACATTTACATTGGTTGATCCATCACATCTAGGTTTATAG